In one window of Myxocyprinus asiaticus isolate MX2 ecotype Aquarium Trade chromosome 43, UBuf_Myxa_2, whole genome shotgun sequence DNA:
- the LOC127433776 gene encoding protein yippee-like 1 isoform X2 has translation MTRSKTFQAYLPNCHRTYSCIHCRAHLANHDELISKSFQGSQGRAYLFNSVVNVGCGPAEERVLLTGLHAVADIYCENCKTTLGWKYEHAFESSQKYKEGKFIIELAHMIKDNGWD, from the exons ATGACGCGCTCGAAAACCTTCCAGGCCTACCTGCCCAACTGCCATCGCACCTACAGCTGCATTCACTGCCGAGCGCATCTGGCCAACCACGACGAGCTTATCTCTAAG TCTTTTCAAGGGAGCCAAGGCAGGGCCTACCTCTTTAACTCAGT GGTGAATGTGGGGTGTGGTCCAGCAGAAGAGAGGGTACTGCTAACTGGACTTCATGCGGTGGCAGACATATACTGTGAGAACTGTAAAACCACTCTGGGCTGGAAATAT GAGCATGCCTTTGAGAGCAGTCAGAAGTATAAGGAGGGCAAATTCATCATCGAGCTGGCACACATGATCAAGGACAATGGGTGGGACTGA
- the LOC127433776 gene encoding protein yippee-like 2 isoform X1 yields the protein MPSLVYCSVGLIQNETTLMIFKSTPIWPDLGNPFYQGHEWSSEREFDFSKGFTNTKHNTNRNQITNNIICATHVSQFNVVAILYSSLFRACRGNLIFFSVLFPLQSFQGSQGRAYLFNSVVNVGCGPAEERVLLTGLHAVADIYCENCKTTLGWKYEHAFESSQKYKEGKFIIELAHMIKDNGWD from the exons ATGCCTTCACTTGTATATTGTTCAGTAGGGCTCATTCAAAATGAAACCACCCTAATGATTTTTAAATCCACGCCCATATGGCCAGACCTGGGAAACCCCTTCTACCAAGGCCATGAATGGAGCAGCGAAAGGGAATTCGATTTTTCAAAAGGTTttacaaatacaaaacacaatacaaatagGAATCAAATaactaataatataatttgtgcAACACATGTCAGCCAATTCAATGTGGTTGCAATTTTGTATTCTAGTCTGTTCAGAGCTTGCAGAGGCAACCTGATCTTTTTCTCTGTCTTATTTCCATTGCAGTCTTTTCAAGGGAGCCAAGGCAGGGCCTACCTCTTTAACTCAGT GGTGAATGTGGGGTGTGGTCCAGCAGAAGAGAGGGTACTGCTAACTGGACTTCATGCGGTGGCAGACATATACTGTGAGAACTGTAAAACCACTCTGGGCTGGAAATAT GAGCATGCCTTTGAGAGCAGTCAGAAGTATAAGGAGGGCAAATTCATCATCGAGCTGGCACACATGATCAAGGACAATGGGTGGGACTGA